In Streptomyces sp. RFCAC02, the following proteins share a genomic window:
- a CDS encoding type II toxin-antitoxin system RelE/ParE family toxin, with product MAEADWESAEQVEDAIDLLAETGPTLGRPLVDRVKGAENHHLKELRPGPSGSSEIRILFAFDPVRRAVLLVAGDKAGNWRGWYEANIPVADARYREHIADSEGREYQ from the coding sequence GTGGCCGAGGCTGACTGGGAGAGCGCCGAGCAGGTGGAGGACGCCATTGATCTGTTGGCCGAGACGGGACCTACGCTGGGTCGGCCGTTGGTGGACCGGGTCAAGGGCGCCGAGAACCATCACCTGAAGGAACTGAGACCAGGGCCGTCGGGTAGCAGTGAGATCCGCATTCTTTTCGCCTTCGACCCCGTACGCCGGGCGGTGCTTCTGGTGGCGGGCGACAAGGCCGGCAACTGGCGGGGCTGGTACGAGGCCAATATCCCCGTCGCCGATGCGCGTTATCGGGAACACATAGCCGATTCCGAGGGCAGGGAGTACCAATGA
- a CDS encoding TetR/AcrR family transcriptional regulator, whose product MNEPARSTSRAERRRGTEERILGAARDLFARHGYERATIRAVAAAAGVDPALVMQYFGSKAALFARAAEVRVPEGGAGLGEGPDGAVTALLASLGVKLDGLPATSLATLRSMLTHPDAAEHARTTLGRQIDEIAAGLPATPDARARAALAVTTVVGATIGHQLLGLPDLRDTAVEHLTDLLRPALHALLEPAEPPKGEDLS is encoded by the coding sequence ATGAACGAGCCCGCCCGCAGCACGTCCCGCGCCGAACGCCGCCGCGGCACCGAGGAACGCATCCTCGGCGCGGCCCGCGACCTCTTCGCCCGCCACGGGTACGAGCGCGCCACCATCAGGGCGGTCGCCGCCGCGGCGGGCGTCGACCCGGCGCTGGTCATGCAGTACTTCGGCTCGAAGGCCGCCCTCTTCGCGCGGGCCGCCGAGGTCCGCGTGCCCGAGGGCGGCGCGGGCCTCGGCGAGGGCCCCGACGGCGCGGTCACCGCGCTGCTCGCGTCCCTCGGCGTCAAGCTCGACGGCCTGCCCGCCACGTCGCTCGCCACGCTGCGCTCGATGCTGACCCACCCCGACGCCGCCGAGCACGCCCGCACGACGCTCGGCCGCCAGATCGACGAGATCGCCGCCGGCCTCCCCGCCACCCCGGACGCGCGCGCACGCGCCGCGCTCGCCGTCACCACCGTCGTCGGGGCGACCATCGGCCACCAGCTCCTCGGCCTCCCCGACCTGCGCGACACCGCCGTCGAACACCTCACCGACCTGCTGCGCCCCGCGCTGCACGCCCTGCTGGAACCCGCCGAGCCGCCAAAGGGCGAGGACCTTTCCTAG
- a CDS encoding site-2 protease family protein encodes MRPDFPLGRIAGVRTGVHWSVVLVFGLIAYGLAAQRLPTAHPGRSWTLYTALGLAAALLFLLSLLAHELAHAVVARRHGIPVEDITLWLLGGATRLRDEAPGPAAEARVAGAGPLVSVVLGLLCAGCAWAAGAGGPVAEAVAWLAAVNLLLGVFNALPAAPLDGGRLLRAFLWWRTGDRLRAAVGAATAGRVLGWALVVLGVWGFVSAGVAAPLWVALVGWFIVVAATAEGRQARMREAVAGVPVRASMTADPVTVPSGLPAERLRGGPAHGRAHRAYPVTDKGGRAVGLVTPERAARADGATVGEVMRPLAQTRTARPDEPLSDLLPRLDPGPEDRVLVLADGRPVGVVTPADVDRTVRRLAHRGT; translated from the coding sequence ATGCGGCCGGACTTCCCGCTGGGCCGGATCGCCGGGGTCAGGACCGGGGTGCACTGGAGTGTCGTCCTGGTCTTCGGCCTGATCGCCTACGGGCTGGCGGCGCAGCGGCTCCCGACGGCCCATCCCGGGCGGTCGTGGACCCTGTACACGGCGCTCGGGCTCGCCGCGGCGCTGCTGTTCCTGCTCTCGCTGCTCGCGCACGAACTCGCCCACGCCGTGGTGGCGCGGCGGCACGGCATCCCCGTCGAGGACATCACGCTGTGGCTGCTCGGCGGGGCGACGCGGCTGCGGGACGAGGCGCCGGGCCCGGCGGCCGAGGCGCGCGTCGCGGGCGCCGGGCCGCTGGTGAGCGTCGTCCTCGGCCTCCTGTGCGCGGGCTGCGCGTGGGCGGCGGGCGCCGGCGGTCCTGTGGCCGAGGCGGTGGCCTGGCTGGCGGCGGTCAACCTGCTGCTCGGCGTCTTCAACGCCCTGCCCGCCGCGCCACTGGACGGCGGGCGGCTGCTGCGGGCGTTCCTGTGGTGGCGGACCGGCGACCGGCTGCGCGCGGCGGTGGGCGCGGCGACGGCCGGGCGGGTCCTCGGCTGGGCGCTGGTGGTCCTCGGCGTGTGGGGGTTCGTGTCGGCCGGGGTGGCGGCGCCGCTGTGGGTGGCGCTGGTCGGCTGGTTCATCGTGGTCGCCGCCACGGCTGAGGGCCGCCAGGCGCGGATGCGGGAGGCGGTGGCCGGCGTGCCGGTGCGCGCGTCGATGACGGCCGACCCGGTGACCGTCCCTTCCGGCCTCCCGGCGGAACGGCTGCGCGGCGGCCCGGCCCACGGGCGCGCGCACCGCGCGTACCCCGTCACGGACAAGGGGGGCCGGGCGGTGGGCCTGGTCACGCCGGAGCGGGCCGCGCGCGCGGACGGCGCGACGGTCGGGGAGGTCATGCGGCCGCTGGCGCAGACGCGTACCGCCCGCCCCGACGAGCCGCTGTCCGACCTGCTCCCCCGTCTCGACCCCGGCCCGGAGGACCGGGTGCTGGTGCTCGCCGACGGCCGTCCCGTCGGCGTCGTGACACCGGCGGACGTGGACCGTACGGTGCGCCGGCTCGCGCACAGGGGGACGTGA
- a CDS encoding EamA family transporter: MSRTAVAVTPARGAASRSARRGLACLAFAGLTWGTTGAAVDIVYRSSDFGPMAVSFWRFLAGMVLLLAVRVLRPARGTTAAPRPTRGRVLLFTGTGVGLAIFQSAYFAAVRDTGLAVGTIVTLGAAPVFTAAGGRLFLGERTGRGGLLAVGGALAGLTILVLDGQEGVVHSRGVVMALLSAAGYAVSNVLGRWTGRHGAGESPRTLTVWSFAVGAAVMLPFAWGEGLVPHTAHPGRVVLLLFYLATVTTALAYPLYFAGAAVVRAATASVVMLIEPVGAAVLAVLFLGERLTTGTVTGTLLMLAAIAGLAVAESRPAASPAPGVGTRPAPNSPGRRR; this comes from the coding sequence ATGTCGAGAACTGCTGTTGCCGTCACCCCTGCCCGGGGGGCGGCGTCACGATCGGCGCGCCGCGGCCTTGCCTGCCTGGCGTTCGCCGGCCTCACCTGGGGCACTACCGGGGCCGCCGTGGACATCGTCTACCGGTCCAGCGACTTCGGACCCATGGCCGTTTCGTTCTGGCGCTTTCTCGCCGGCATGGTGCTGCTGCTCGCGGTCCGTGTCCTCCGCCCCGCCCGCGGCACGACCGCCGCGCCACGACCGACGAGAGGGCGTGTGCTGCTGTTCACGGGTACCGGCGTCGGCCTGGCGATCTTCCAGAGCGCCTACTTCGCCGCCGTGCGGGACACGGGTCTGGCGGTGGGCACCATCGTCACGCTGGGGGCCGCTCCGGTGTTCACGGCTGCCGGCGGGCGCCTGTTCCTGGGCGAGCGCACGGGACGCGGCGGGCTCCTGGCGGTCGGCGGCGCGCTGGCCGGGCTCACGATCCTGGTGCTTGACGGCCAGGAGGGCGTCGTCCATTCCCGGGGGGTGGTGATGGCGCTGCTGTCCGCCGCCGGATACGCCGTCTCGAACGTGCTGGGGCGGTGGACCGGACGACACGGCGCCGGTGAGTCCCCCCGCACGCTCACGGTGTGGTCGTTCGCCGTCGGCGCGGCCGTCATGCTGCCGTTCGCCTGGGGCGAGGGCCTGGTGCCGCACACCGCGCACCCCGGCCGGGTGGTCCTGCTGCTGTTCTACCTCGCCACCGTCACGACGGCGCTCGCGTACCCGCTGTACTTCGCCGGGGCGGCGGTGGTCCGGGCGGCCACGGCGTCGGTGGTGATGCTCATCGAGCCGGTCGGCGCGGCGGTGCTCGCGGTGCTGTTCCTCGGCGAGCGGCTCACCACGGGCACGGTCACCGGCACACTGCTGATGCTCGCCGCCATCGCCGGGCTCGCGGTCGCCGAGTCGCGCCCGGCCGCATCCCCCGCGCCAGGCGTGGGTACCCGCCCCGCGCCGAACTCGCCGGGACGAAGGAGGTGA
- a CDS encoding nuclear transport factor 2 family protein codes for MPSTERDPLSVLARYRRAMLTKSADDLADLYAPDGVHEFPFAFPGVPGRLAGREAVRETYRALWGATPVTVRAVHEVAVHTTGDPAVIVAEQTAVTAGADGSERHVPGLLVLRVGDDGLLTHVRDYMDTGAVQRARATAG; via the coding sequence ATGCCCAGCACCGAGCGCGACCCGCTGTCCGTCCTCGCCCGCTACCGCCGGGCCATGCTGACCAAGTCCGCCGACGACCTCGCCGACCTGTACGCGCCCGACGGCGTGCACGAGTTCCCGTTCGCCTTCCCCGGGGTGCCCGGCCGTCTCGCCGGCCGCGAGGCCGTGCGCGAGACCTACCGGGCGCTGTGGGGGGCCACCCCCGTCACCGTCCGCGCCGTCCACGAGGTCGCCGTGCACACCACCGGCGACCCCGCGGTGATCGTGGCCGAGCAGACGGCCGTCACCGCAGGGGCCGACGGCTCCGAGCGGCACGTCCCCGGCCTCCTCGTGCTGCGGGTCGGGGACGACGGCCTGCTCACGCACGTGCGCGACTACATGGACACGGGCGCCGTCCAGCGCGCCCGCGCCACCGCCGGCTGA
- a CDS encoding XRE family transcriptional regulator, whose protein sequence is MSAVSWEETRRRVRERREAAGLPVRSSAEKREAMDRLVAEVRAHRLAEIRQEQALTQRAVAAAMGVSAPRVSAIEHGDIDRAELATLRSYVEALGGRLRVVADFGDAEFTVA, encoded by the coding sequence ATGAGTGCGGTCAGCTGGGAGGAGACGAGGCGCAGGGTGCGTGAGCGCCGCGAAGCCGCGGGGCTGCCCGTGCGGTCGTCGGCGGAGAAGCGGGAGGCGATGGACCGGCTTGTCGCCGAGGTGCGCGCCCACCGCCTTGCGGAGATCCGTCAGGAGCAGGCACTGACCCAGCGTGCTGTCGCCGCGGCCATGGGGGTCTCCGCTCCGCGCGTGTCGGCGATCGAACACGGCGACATCGACCGCGCCGAGCTGGCGACGCTTCGGTCCTACGTGGAAGCCCTCGGCGGACGGTTGCGCGTGGTCGCGGATTTCGGTGATGCGGAGTTCACGGTCGCCTGA